Proteins encoded together in one Benincasa hispida cultivar B227 chromosome 1, ASM972705v1, whole genome shotgun sequence window:
- the LOC120091951 gene encoding cation/H(+) antiporter 15-like, whose product MSSIVLEPNEIAAYIDGGIGHDPTKNFTTICTFANHIHYTSIFTGADPLEFSIPLLFLQLGICSGTIILFSQLLKPLGQPLIVSQILGGLVLGSSGLSHMEKFKEKIFPLRGFICLDVVSALGYIFYYFLIGVQTDISIIKKIDMKAFGIGSCSTILAMILVTIYSMSLASIVEIKKLQYIFELGRLETFINFPMVASLVYELHLINSEFGRISLSTSMASTLLSTCLTLLGNILSPHGETRHQVLLEIFSMVVLILVIIFSIRLATLWMVKRNSIGQPLKECFVTTLLLGALAVAFCCQAFGLRIYFASFFLGFIIPSGPPIGSTLVDRLDFITSWIFMPVFFARIGLAVNIYTTKLINFLCTAFIVFVCALGKFLGAFTISMYYKLPMRDAISLGLILNSQGAFELITFKKKAREKVINEDAFVVACICMLVIVAIITPIVRYLLHPSRRYIVHKRRTVMHSKPEFDLCVLVCIHDQEDVPSAINLLDALNPTRRSHLVVYMLHLVELLGRAQPKLIHHKLTKVRTSKSCSSEPIVNAFKYFGDRNSEIVVINPFTAISPSATMHDDVCSLALDKMTSLIIVPFHKRFHSNGKMSSSKYKIKMVNHNILNNAPCSVVLVVERGFLKVSKSIESNLYSFQVAVVFIGGPDDREAMFIGARMAGHTNINLTMIRLLESENVPSDDVKERMLDDEAVVEFRKIIAGNYRVRYIEEVVKDGTGTICILRSMGSNFDLVMVGRQHSPRSALVQGLVLWNEHTELGAIGEVLASSDFMGNAMVLVVQQHTRVANEGQENSQKTIFMDSNE is encoded by the exons ATGAGTTCGATTGTGTTGGAACCAAACGAAATTGCTGCCTACATCGATGGTGGAATTGGCCATGATCCCACTAAGAACTTCACCACAATTTGTACATTTGCGAATCATATTCATTACACCAGCATTTTCACTGGAGCAGACCCTTTGGAGTTCTcaattcctcttcttttcttgcAGCTTGGAATTTGTTCGGGAACTATCATCTTGTTTTCTCAGCTTCTTAAGCCCCTCGGCCAACCCCTCATTGTCTCTcaaattttg GGCGGTTTAGTTCTAGGTTCTTCTGGTCTAAGCCACATGGAGAAATTTAAAGAGAAGATTTTTCCTCTGAGAGGATTCATTTGTCTTGATGTGGTTTCTGCGCTTGGGTATATTTTTTACTACTTTCTGATTGGTGTGCAAACAGATATCTcgattataaagaaaattgacaTGAAAGCATTTGGTATTGGGTCTTGTTCTACCATTTTGGCTATGATTCTCGTCACCATTTACTCCATGTCCTTGGCTAGTATTGTTGAAATAAAAAAACTCCAATACATTTTTGAGCTTGGTAGATTAGAGACATTTATCAACTTTCCCATGGTTGCTTCCCTTGTTTACGAGCTTCATTTGATAAACTCTGAGTTTGGGAGAATTTCGTTGTCAACATCCATGGCTTCTACACTTCTCAGCACATGTCTTACATTGCTAGGAAATATATTGTCTCCACATGGTGAGACCAGACATCAGGTCTTATTAGAAATTTTTTCGATGGTGGTGCTTATACTTGTCATCATTTTTTCTATTCGACTTGCCACACTATGGATGGTAAAGAGGAATTCCATCGGACAACCACTGAAGGAATGTTTTGTGACTACATTGCTTTTAGGGGCGTTGGCGGTTGCCTTCTGCTGTCAGGCCTTTGGTTTGCGAATctattttgcttctttttttcttgGATTTATAATACCTTCAGGGCCTCCTATTGGATCAACATTGGTGGACAGACTTGATTTCATCACCTCTTGGATTTTCATGCCTGTATTCTTTGCTAGAATAGGCCTTGCTGTCAATATCTACACTACTAAACTCATTAATTTCTTATGCACAGCATTCATTGTATTTGTTTGTGCATTGGGGAAGTTTTTAGGTGCCTTTACCATCTCAATGTACTATAAGCTTCCAATGAGAGATGCCATATCGCTTGGCCTCATCTTGAATAGTCAAGGAGCTTTCGAGCttattacatttaaaaaaaaggcAAGAGAGAAG GTGATAAATGAAGACGCATTTGTAGTTGCTTGCATATGCATGCTGGTTATTGTTGCAATCATCACTCCGATTGTAAGATATCTACTTCATCCTTCAAGAAGATATATAGTTCACAAGAGAAGAACAGTGATGCACTCAAAACCAGAGTTTGATCTTTGTGTATTAGTTTGCATTCATGACCAAGAAGATGTTCCAAGTGCCATCAACCTACTCGATGCATTGAATCCAACGAGACGAAGCCACCTTGTTGTGTACATGCTTCATCTTGTCGAGCTTCTTGGTCGTGCTCAACCGAAACTCATACACCACAAACTTACGAAAGTTAGGACTTCAAAGTCATGCTCTTCCGAGCCCATTGTTAATGCCTTCAAATACTTTGGAGATAGGAACAGTGAAATTGTTGTAATTAATCCCTTCACTGCGATATCACCTTCTGCAACTATGCATGATGATGTTTGTTCGCTTGCATTGGACAAAATGACTTCCTTAATTATTGTTCCTTTTCACAAGAGATTTCATTCCAATGGTAAGATGTCATCgtccaaatataaaataaaaatggttaaCCATAATATCCTTAACAATGCACCATGCTCCGTCGTCCTTGTTGTTGAACGTGGATTTTTAAAGGTCTCAAAGTCTATTGAAAGCAATTTGTACTCTTTTCAAGTAGCTGTAGTCTTCATAGGTGGACCAGACGACCGTGAGGCAATGTTCATTGGGGCAAGAATGGCTGGGCATACCAATATAAACTTGACAATGATTCGACTGTTGGAGAGTGAGAATGTCCCAAGCGATGACGTTAAAGAAAGGATGCTCGACGATGAGGCAGTGGTTGAGTTTCGAAAAATTATAGCAGGCAACTATAGAGTGAGGTACATAGAAGAGGTGGTGAAGGATGGCACTGGAACAATCTGTATACTACGTTCAATGGGGAGTAATTTTGATCTCGTAATGGTCGGAAGACAACATAGCCCACGTTCGGCGTTGGTTCAAGGCTTGGTGCTCTGGAATGAACACACTGAACTTGGGGCAATCGGAGAGGTATTGGCCTCTTCAGATTTCATGGGCAATGCCATGGTCTTGGTTGTACAACAACACACAAGAGTGGCGAATGAAGGCCAAGAGAATTCtcaaaaaactattttcatggATAGTAATGAGTAG